Part of the Pseudomonas sp. P8_241 genome is shown below.
ACCTCGGCGGAGGATGCCGAGGCAGGTTTTGACCCGGACCTAGCAACACCGCCTAAAGAACAGAAGAAAATGGATCGATTCATTCTGTTTGCGATGGAGGCTGCTCGTCAGGCGCTTAACCAGGCCGGTTGGCAGGCGCTGGAAGCTTGTGCCCAGGAGCGCACGGCGACGATCATCGGTTCCGGAGTGGGTGGTTTCGGCGCGATTGCAGACGCGGTACGCACGACTGACAGCCGTGGACCGCGACGTTTGTCACCGTTCACCATTCCTTCTTTTCTGGTGAATCTGGCGGCCGGCCATGTCTCGATAGCACATGGCTTTAAAGGTCCACTGGGCGCGCCAGTTACCGCTTGCGCAGCCGGAGTACAGGCCATCGGCGATGCCGCGCGTTTGATTCGCGCCGGGGAGGCAGACATTGCGGTCTGTGGGGGCACAGAAGCCGCAATCGACCGGGTCAGTCTTGCTGGATTTGCGGCGGCGCGTGCTTTGTCCAGCGGCTACAACGAAACCCCGGAACGAGCCTCTCGACCGTTCGACAGCGCGCGTGACGGGTTCGTCATGGGTGAGGGCGCTGGATTGCTGGTTATCGAATCTCTGGATCACGCGCTCGCCCGCGGTGCCCAGCCATTGGCAGAGTTGGTCGGCTATGGCACCAGCGCCGACGCCTATCACCTGACGGCAGGGCCTGAAGATGGCAGCGGTGCTCGCCGGGCCATGTCGCTGGCGTTGGCTCAGGCGGGCATTGCTGCGACACAGGTGCAGCATCTCAATGCCCACGCAACGTCGACGCCGGTAGGGGATCTTGGCGAGTTGGCTGCCATCAAGTCGTTGTTTGGTTCGGACAAGAAGATTGCCGTCACGTCGACCAAGTCGGCCACCGGCCATTTACTCGGTGCAGCCGGCGGGATCGAGGCGATATTCACGCTGCTGGCGATCCGAGATCAGATTGTCCCTGCCACTCTCAATCTCGAAAATCCCGACCCTGCGGCTGAGGGCGTCGACATCGTTCACGGTCAGCCTCGACCCATGACGATCGAATATGCCTTGTCCAATGGATTCGGATTCGGCGGCGTGAACGCCAGCGTGCTGTTCAAACGTTGGCGGGATTAATCCTGAGTTCTTTTCAGGTATCGGCGTGTGACGTCGAGAATTTGCTGGGCAAACTCGGCATCAGCGACGCTGCGCGATAACAACAAGGCGCCGACCAGCGTAGACATGATCACGATGCTGCGATCGGCGGCATGCTGTCCTTCCAGCGTACTTTCGATTTGATCCAGTCGAGCCTTGAGCACCATATCGCTCGTTGGGCTCGGTTGGCCGCGAAGGCCCAGTTCCGAAGAAATGGTCAGCAACGGGCAGCCTTCATGAGGTGAGGTTTGATGCCATTCGGACAAGTAGGCGTCAATAAAAGCTTCGAGGGGTTGCTCCTCGGAGAACAGTTGCGCACACAAGCCGTCTACCTGCTCGCCGGCTTCTTGTAACGCCTTTTCAACCAGTTCGTCCTTGGACTTGAAGTGCGAGTAAAAGCCCCCGTGAGTTAAACCCAATGCTTTCATCAACGGTTGCAGGCCGGTCGCGCCGATACCGTCGCGTCGAAATCGCGCCGAAGCTTCCTTGATGATGCGTTTGTGGGTTTGGGCTTTATGGTCCTGCGAGTAACGCATCTGATATCTCCACATCAATGCGCAACATATTAACCAATGAAAATTGGATGGTGACTGTACTTCTACTTCTAAAAAGCATGCAGATGCTTCGATCTTGGTCCAAACCGGTGATTAGCCTGCAACGAATGATGAGATTCTTTCAAAATATGCAGCGCAATAAAAAACCCGCCATTGTTGGCGGGTTTTTCGTTCAGCGGTCCTGCGCTTCCTTGGCGTCCATTTCCGCATTGCGTTCCGCGACGCGTTTACGTTGCTCTTCGGTAAGTTCGACTTTGTTGGCTGTGTCACGCAGCATCATCAAACCGCCAACGATCGAGCCAATGGCAACGACCAGAATCAACCAGGCATACCAGGGCATAGGACTCTCCTTGAAAGCAGGCAGGCGAGGGTTCGCCGACCATTTGTGCATACCACTTTGAGTAATGGGGCTTCATCGCAGTTCCATCGCAATCACCACCATTCTATGCCTGTTATTCAAGGTTCACCGAAGGGCTTTCAACGTCTGGGCAACATTGCATCCATCGGCGCTCCGGCGCGCAAATTGCGCGGCCAGCATGAGGTTCACTGGCCCATCAGTTGAAGCCTGGAAATCCGGGTTTCAGGAAAAAACCTCGGCCTCCTTGAAGTACGTTGCAGCCTGGTCTTTTGCCGACAGTTGCGGTACTTCGCTGAGCTGCCAGTCGATGGCCAGGTCCGGGTCATCCCAACGAATGCTGCGCTCGGCGGAAGGAGTGTAGTAGTCAGTGGTCTTATACAGGAATTCGGCGAAATCACTCAGCACCACGAAACCGTGGGCGAAACCTTCCGGAACCCATAACTGGCGATGGTTCTCGGCCGACAGTCGTACAGCGACCCACTTGCCGAAGTGTGGCGAGCTGCGGCGGATATCGACTGCAACGTCGAGTACTTCACCCACGGTCACTCTAACCAATTTGCCTTGAGTGTTTTCCAGCTGGTAGTGCAGGCCGCGCAATACGCCTTTTTGCGAGCGCGAATGATTGTCCTGAACGAATTGAGTATTCAGGCCAGTCGCATCTTCAAAAGCCTTGGCATTGAAGCTTTCATAAAAGAAGCCTCTTTCATCACCAAATACCTTCGGTTCGATGATCAGAACACCGGGCAGGTCGGTGGTGATTACATTCATGGGTGATTCTCCAGCAAAGGACATCAATGGCCGACATTCTTGCGCAAAGTGCGCACCTAAGCGAGTGGTGACTCTGGATTTCACTCTTTTACGGTTTCTTTATT
Proteins encoded:
- a CDS encoding TetR/AcrR family transcriptional regulator — encoded protein: MRYSQDHKAQTHKRIIKEASARFRRDGIGATGLQPLMKALGLTHGGFYSHFKSKDELVEKALQEAGEQVDGLCAQLFSEEQPLEAFIDAYLSEWHQTSPHEGCPLLTISSELGLRGQPSPTSDMVLKARLDQIESTLEGQHAADRSIVIMSTLVGALLLSRSVADAEFAQQILDVTRRYLKRTQD
- the fabF gene encoding beta-ketoacyl-ACP synthase II; protein product: MSDRRVVVTGMGLVSPLGSGVEAVWGRLLAGRSGLRNLPAEVSADLPAKVGGIVPTSAEDAEAGFDPDLATPPKEQKKMDRFILFAMEAARQALNQAGWQALEACAQERTATIIGSGVGGFGAIADAVRTTDSRGPRRLSPFTIPSFLVNLAAGHVSIAHGFKGPLGAPVTACAAGVQAIGDAARLIRAGEADIAVCGGTEAAIDRVSLAGFAAARALSSGYNETPERASRPFDSARDGFVMGEGAGLLVIESLDHALARGAQPLAELVGYGTSADAYHLTAGPEDGSGARRAMSLALAQAGIAATQVQHLNAHATSTPVGDLGELAAIKSLFGSDKKIAVTSTKSATGHLLGAAGGIEAIFTLLAIRDQIVPATLNLENPDPAAEGVDIVHGQPRPMTIEYALSNGFGFGGVNASVLFKRWRD
- the rfbC gene encoding dTDP-4-dehydrorhamnose 3,5-epimerase, with amino-acid sequence MNVITTDLPGVLIIEPKVFGDERGFFYESFNAKAFEDATGLNTQFVQDNHSRSQKGVLRGLHYQLENTQGKLVRVTVGEVLDVAVDIRRSSPHFGKWVAVRLSAENHRQLWVPEGFAHGFVVLSDFAEFLYKTTDYYTPSAERSIRWDDPDLAIDWQLSEVPQLSAKDQAATYFKEAEVFS
- a CDS encoding DUF2897 family protein yields the protein MPWYAWLILVVAIGSIVGGLMMLRDTANKVELTEEQRKRVAERNAEMDAKEAQDR